A portion of the Pseudorasbora parva isolate DD20220531a chromosome 1, ASM2467924v1, whole genome shotgun sequence genome contains these proteins:
- the LOC137084576 gene encoding uncharacterized protein, with protein MPLHKMGPQDDPEAFIDLFQKAAEACGWPRAQWPVRLIPLLTGEAQAAAQQLPVANLLEYEDLKRAIIQRVGRTPEQHRQRFRSLEWGEAGRPFAMAQQLRDACRKWLLAGRSDVDHIVDLVVLEQFIARLPKKTAEWVQCHRPTSLTTAINLAEDHLVACPGVGEPLLTSLSPPSVSPSRPVPLPRSRPPGPPRIPPRGRGGMGPGQYGSSRAPPRGAGLLGSGGDNGSGSTPPPRSFSNPLPATGAAGRPGLACWRCGDPDHFVDRCPMMDIGTMIRVPDFQRTTPDQAGEYQIPTDASDRGLGRCCTLAVSSQRERLSTAPSKRSALPSVMSAERVQNIGGTGDRGEREIGRLMRNPRD; from the exons atgcccctacacaagatggggccacaggacgatcccgaggccttcatagacctctttcagaaggccgcggaggcctgcgggtggccccgggcacagtggccggtgcgcctcataccACTGCTGactggagaagcccaggcggccgcccaacaactgccggtggcgaacctcctggagtatgaagacctgaagagggccatcatccagcgggtcggccggacccccgaGCAGCATCGCCAGAGATTCCGCTCGCTGGAGTGgggcgaggccggccgacccttcgcgatggcccaacagctccgggacgcgtgccgcaaatggctattggccggtagaagcgacgtggaccacatcgtcgatctggtggtactggagcagtttatcgctcggctacccaagaagaccgccgagtgggtccagtgccaccggcccacgtcgctgacgacggccatcaacctggcggaggaccatctggtggcgtgcccgggggtcggcgagcccctactaacctctctctctcccccctctgtctctccttctcgccctgtccctctccctaggtcccgccctccagggccccctcgcattccccccagaggccggggtggaatgggcccagggcagtacgggagttcgagggccccgcccaggggggcggggctgctggggtcgggcggggataacggttccggttccaccccccctccgcgctcattttccaacccactccccgccacaggggcggcgggcaggcctgggctggcctgctggcggtgcggcgacccggaccattttgtggaccgatgtccgatgatggacatcgggacaatgatccgggtcccggacttccagcggaccacccctgatcaagcaggagagtaccaaattcct actgacgcgtcggacagggggctgggccggtgctgtacattagccgtaagctctcaaagagagaggctaagtacagcaccatcgaaaaggagtgccttgccatcag taatgagcgcggagagggtacaaaacatcggtggaaccggagatcgaggagagagagagatcggacggttgatgcgaaaccccagagactga